The Planctomycetia bacterium genome includes a window with the following:
- a CDS encoding helix-turn-helix domain-containing protein: MIHIENDTYWIDGFDRRRAQIGLSKADLARRSGMSLPTVNRFLAGKEPRPSVQVVQAIANTLGLKVQLGAEIEVIAPLDPAAFRAQAALAKAERLIRLVQGSMALESQGIETKELEALKQQTVHELLAGSPRRLWSEE, translated from the coding sequence ATGATTCATATCGAAAATGATACATACTGGATCGACGGATTTGACCGGCGGCGCGCCCAAATTGGCCTGTCCAAGGCGGACCTGGCGCGTCGGTCCGGCATGTCATTACCGACCGTGAATCGGTTTCTGGCCGGCAAAGAGCCGCGGCCAAGTGTTCAGGTGGTGCAGGCGATTGCTAACACTCTCGGGCTCAAAGTTCAATTGGGCGCTGAAATCGAGGTGATCGCGCCGCTTGATCCGGCGGCGTTCCGAGCACAGGCAGCGCTAGCTAAGGCGGAACGCTTAATTCGCCTGGTGCAGGGTTCCATGGCATTGGAGTCACAAGGCATCGAAACGAAGGAACTCGAAGCGCTCAAGCAACAAACCGTTCACGAACTGTTGGCCGGCTCGCCGCGTCGCCTTTGGAGCGAGGAATGA